A region of the Amycolatopsis sp. cg13 genome:
CTCCGGATGGCTCCGCCTTCGCGGCGGCGCTCGGGCGGCATTTCGCTCGGCCCGCTGCCGGTGGTCAACCTCGTCGTGCTGGAAGTCGGCGTCGCGATCGGGCTCGTGCTGCTCGCGATCAACATGCAGCTCAAGTACGTCGCGATCGGCGTCGCGGCGCTCGGCCTGATCTTCGCGTTCCTGCGCGTCGGCGGGCGCTGGTTCACCCAGTGGCTCGCGCTGACGCTGCGGTACCGGTTCCGCTCGCACGGCCGCGTGGCGACCCCTCCGCCGCCGACCAGCATCGAGGAACTCGCCGAGGAAAGCGCCGTCACCGGCCCGGAGGACGCGCGGGTCAGCCTGCTGCGGCTGGCCGTGCCGGACCTCGTGGTGGCGCACGCCGTCGACCACGAACGGCAGGAAGTCGGCATCGCCTGGAACGACGGCACCTGGACCGCGGTCCTGCTCGTCGAGCCGATGCCGGCGATGATCTCCCAGGCCGGCGGCGCGCCCAGCCTTCCGCTGTCCGCGCTCGCGCCGTGCCTGGAAGACCGCGGCGTGCTGCTGGATTCCATCCAGATGATCTGGCACAGCTACCCGGGTTCGGCCGCGATGCCCGCGGACGCCCCGGCGCTCAGCTCCTATCTCGAGGTGCTCGGCCCGCTGCCCGCGGCCGCCCGGCGGACGACGTGGATCGCGGTCCGGCTCGACCCGCGGCGCTGCCCGGAGGCGATCCGGGAACGCGGCGGCGGCGTCGTCGGCGCGCACCGCGCGATGATCGGCGCCCTGTCGCGGGTGCGTAACGCGCTGGAATCCCAGGGCGTGCCGACCCGGCCGCTCGACCCGGACGAGTTGTTGCGCGCCAGCATTTCCGCGGCCGAACTCACCGCGGTCGCGGGTTCGAACGAGAAGGTCAGCCTGCAGGAGAGCTGGACCGGCGTCACCGCGGCCGGCATCGGGCACTCCAGCTACGCGATCACCGGCTGGCCCAAGGGCAAGATCAGCGGCAGCCTCAACGGGCTCACCAGCGTGCGCGCGCTGTCCGCGACGGTCGCCATGGCGATCTCGCCGTCCGCCGACGAGGGCCGCATCGGCCTGCGCGGCGTGGTGCGGCTCAGCGCCCGCAACCCGCGTGAGCTGGACGCGGCCGACCAGCGGCTGCAGAGCATCGCGGAGCGGCTGGACGTCGACCTGACCCCGTTGAAGGGCATGCAGATCTCGGCGTTCTCCGCGACGCTGCCGATCGGAGGGACGGCATGAGTAGCGGCATGAGTGCCCGAGTTCGCGACGCAGGGCAGAACGCGGGCGTCGCCCCGGAGTTCACGGTCGATCCGGCGATGCTCGACGCGATCAGCCCGTCCGGCGACCGCGGCGGCGTCGTCCTCGGCTCCGGCCTCAAGGGCGAACCGTTGACGGTGTCGGCACTGCGCTCGCAGCCGACCCGCATCGTGCTCGTCGGCGGCCTCTACCTGGCCCGCCAGGTCGCGATGCGCGCCTTGGCGACGGGTGCCTGGGTGGTCGTGGCCACCGGACGTCCCGCGGCGTGGCAGGTGCTGCAGCAGGCCGCCGGAAGCCGGGACGGACGTCCGTCGCCGCTGGTGCAGATCCGCCGGCTCTCCCCGGTCGAGCTGCCGCGCCCGTCCGAGGACGCCCCGCTGCTCGTGGTCACCGACGGCGGCCCGACCCCGCAGGACCTGTTCCCGCCCCGGTCGCCGTGGCAGACCACGGTGTACGTGCTGCCGTACCTGCACCCGCAGGCAGGCACCACGGCCAACGCGGCAGACCTCGTGCTGATGCAGCGACTGCCCGCCGGGCAGGCTGAATTGGCCGCCCGCATCTGGCGCCTGCCGCCGCAGATGATGCGACAGCTGACCACACTGAAGGACGACCAGGTCGTCGCGCTGGGCACGAACCTGTGGCGTCCGCTGCGGCTGGTCACGACGCAGAAGGAACAGCAGCTGCTCGGCCCGGTCCGCCGGGGCGACTGAGCACCGCCAGAACTGCGAAGGCCTCCTTGCCGGGATTCCGGCGAGGAGGCCTTTTCACATTTTGCGGTGCTCGGCCTCGGTCAAGACCTTCATGTTCGGCGGGAGATCGATGGCGCTGGCCCATTCTGCCAGCCGCTCTGCCACCTCCTGATACGGCAACGTTCCCGTCGCGGTCGCGATGACCAGGTCGTACGCGTCGTCCTCCGGCGCGTCCAGGTCGTAGCCGTTGAGCCCGTAGAAGACGTACACCGACATCCAGCCAAGGCGCTTGTTGCCGTCGATCAGCGGGTGGTTGCGGACGATGGATTCCAGCAGCACCGCGGCTTTCTCGTGCAGGTCCGGATAAGCGTCCTGCCCCATCAGCGAGGACTGCGGCCGGTGCGCCGCCGCGTCGAGCAAGCCCAGATCGCGCACCCGGGGCACGCCGAGATCCGCCGACAGCGTGAGCAGATCGTCGAGCGTCAGGTAGTCGATCACTGCGCCAGGCGATCGAGCAGGGAGGCGTAGCGGGCGCGGCCTTCGCTGGAAAGGTCGCGAACCCGGTCGTCCCGGACCCGGCGGGCCGCGGCGTCCGCGATCGCCCGCACCACCGCTTCGTGCTTGCTCACGCCGTCGGTCTCGGCAAGCAACGCGAGCGCACGCTCCATCTCGTCGTTCAACCGCAAAGTCATCGCCATGAGGTTGATGATACCACTCTGGTATCACCAGGGACCTGCTCTTTTACCGCCTGCCCGGCCTAAAGCTCGGTCGACGACCGCACATTCCGCGTCTGCTCCGCGCGCGCGGCCAGCAGCTCGTCCGGCGGGTAATCCACCGCCGTCAACGTCAATCCGTGTGCCGGAGCGACCGCGCTGTCCCGCGTCCCGCTCGCCAGAACCTCGCCCGGCCACCCGGTTCCGCGCCGCCCGTCCCCCACGAGCAGCAACACCCCGACCAGGCTGCGGACCATCGAATGGCAGAACGCGTCCGCGCTGACCCGGACTTCCAGCAGATGCTCGTCGATCCGCGTCCACTCCAGCCGCTGCAGCTCGCGGATCGTCGTGCCGCCCTCGCGCTGTTTGCAGTACGCCGCGAAGTCCTGCAGTCCCAGCAATTCCGCAGCGGCAGCGTTCATCCGCTCTGTCGACAGTGGACGACCCCAAGCCAGGGTGTCGTTGCGGCGCAAGGGATCGACGCCCCACGGGGCATCTGAGACGCGATAGCGGTAGTGCCTGCGGATGGCCGAGAACCGGGCGTCAAAACCGTCCGGGGCCACGCGGGCGTCCAGAACCCGCGCGTCGGCGGGCAAAAGCTTGTTCCAGCGGCCGCGCATCCGCGTCAGATCCGGGATTCCCTTTTCGTCCACGGGAATCCGGCCCGGCGCATCAGGCGCGAACGGGACGACGTCGACGTGCACGACCTGCCCCGTCGCATGCACCCCGGCGTCCGTACGGCCAGCGACGACCACGGACTTCGGCACCGACTCCCCCGGCGGTTGACGCTGCAGCGCCTGCTCCAGTTCGGCCTGCACGGTGCGGCGGCCGGGCTGGCGGGCCCAGCCGGAGAAATCCGTGCCGTCGTAACTCACGTCCAAACGCAGACGAACGAGCCCGCCCTCCCCGTGGGGAGCGGCGGGCTCGTCCGATGTAGACAGTGCCGGCAGGACTCAGTCCTTCTTGGCGTCCGCGTCGCCCGAGGCAGCAGCCTCGTCCGCGGCGGGAGCCTCTTCGGCAGCCGGGGCCTCTTCGGTCGCGGCGGGAGCCTCAGCGGCTTCCTCGACGACCGGAGCGGCGGCGACCTCGTCCTTGGCGAACTTGGTGCCGCGGGCCCGCTCGGCCTCAGAGGTCACGGTCTTCTCCGCGACCAGTTCGATGACGGCCATGGCGGCGTTGTCGCCCTTGCGCGGCATCGTCTTGGTGATGCGGGTGTAACCGCCGGCGCGCTCAGCGAAGTGCGGGCCGATCTCGGCGAACAGCTTGTGCACGACGTCCTTGTCCCGGACGACCTTCTGCACCAGGCGACGGTTGTGCAGGTCGCCCCGCTTCGCCTTGGTGATCAGCTTCTCGGCCAGCGGGCGGACCCGCTTGGCCTTGGCCTCGGTCGTCGTGATCTTGCCGTGCTCGAACAGCTGAGTGGCCAGGTTGGCCAGGATCAGCCGCTCGTGCGCGGCAGACCCGCCGAGCCGGGCTCCCTTGGTAGGGGTGGGCATGACTTTCTCCTAGTTCAGCTCACAGCGTCCGGGCACGAGGCCTCAGAGCTGCTCGGTCTCTGCGTAGTCCTGGCCATCGTCGTGGCCGTCGTCCGAAATCCCGCCGCCGATGCCGGCGACCCCTTCCGACCAGCCTTCGCCGTCGTAGCTGGTGGCAGCCGCGGACGGGTCGAACCCGGGCGGGCTGTCCTTCAGCGCGAGGCCGAGGCCGACGAGCTTCAGCTTGACCTCGTCGATCGACTTGGCGCCGAAGTTCCGGATGTCGAGAAGGTCCGCCTCGCTGCGCGAGACCAGCTCGCCAACGGTGTGGATGCCTTCGCGCTTCAGGCAGTTGTACGACCGGACGGTGAGGTCCAGGTCCTCGATCGGCATCGCGTAGGCGGCGATGGTGTCCGCCTCCTGCGGCGACGGGCCGATCTCGATGCCCTCGGCGTCGACGTTCAGCTCGCGAGCGAGACCGAACAGCTCCACCAGCGTCTTGCCCGCCGAGGCCACCGCGTCGCGCGCGGTGATCGACGGCTTGGTCTCGACGTCCAGGATCAGCTTGTCGAAGTCGGTGCGCTGCTCGACACGGGTGGCCTCGACCTTGTAGGTCACCTTCAGCACCGGCGAGTAGATCGAGTCGACCGGGATCCGGCCGATCTCCGCGCCCGCCTGCTTGTTCTGCAGGGCCGGAACGTAACCGCGGCCGCGCTCGACGACGAGCTCGATCTCGAGCTTGCCCTTGCCGTTCAGCGACGCGATGTGCAGATCCGGGTTGTGCACGGTGACGCCCGCGGGCGGCACGATGTCGGCAGCCGTGACCTCACCGGGGCCCTGCTTGCGCAGGTACATGGTGACCGGCTCGTCCTCTTCCGAGGACACGACCAGTTCCTTCAGGTTCAGGATGATGTCGGTGACGTCTTCCTTCACCCCGGGAACGGTGGTGAATTCGTGCAGCACGCCGTCGATGCGGATGCTCGTCACGGCCGCGCCCGGGATGGACGACAGCAGCGTGCGCCGCAGCGAGTTGCCGAGCGTGTAGCCGAAGCCGGGCTCCAGCGGTTCGATGGTGAACCGGGAGCGGGTCTCGTTGACCGTCTCTTCGCCGAGAGCCGGCCGCTGGGAAATCAGCATTTCTTAGTTTCCTTTCCAGACGACGCCCGCCATATGACGTCGAAGGGATGGCGTGGCGGCGGCGCACTGGACGCCGCCGCCCCGTAACCAGTCGCAGAGACCGGTTACTTCGAGTAAAGCTCGACGATCAGCTGTTCCTGAACCGGAACGTCGATCTGCGCGCGCTCCGGGAGCTGGTGGACCAGCACGCGGAGGTTCGACGGAACGACCTGCAGCCACGCCGGAACCGGACGCTCGCCGAAGGCTTCCTTCGCCGCGACGAACGGGAGCGTGCCCGCCGACTTCGGCTTGACGTCGATGATGTCCCACTTGGTGACCTGGTAGGACGGCACGTTGACCTTGACGCCGTTGACCAGGAAGTGGCCGTGGCTCACCAGCTGCCGCGCCTGACGGCGGGTGCGGGCGATGCCGGCGCGGTAGATCACGTTGTCCAGCCGGGACTCGAGGATCTGCAGCAGGTTCTCACCGGTCTTGCCCGGACGCCGCACGGCTTCCTTGTAGTACCGGACGAACTGGCGCTCGAGAACGCCGTAGGTGTAGCGAGCCTTCTGCTTCTCCTGCGACTGCAGGAGGTACTCGGACTCCTTGATGCGCCCGCGGCCGTGCTGGCCCGGCGGGTAGGGGCGACGCTCGAAAGCCTGGTCGCCGCCGATGAGGTCAACCTTGAGGCGACGCGAAATACGCGTCGCGGGGCCGGTGTAACGAGCCATTTCTTAGTACTCCTCCCCGTTCCTCAGACCCGGCGCCGCTTGGGCGGGCGGCAGCCGTTGTGAGGCTGCGGGGTCACGTCCTGGATGGTGCCGACCTCGAGGCCGGCCGCCTGCAGCGAGCGGATCGCCGTCTCGCGGCCCGAACCCGGGCCCTTCACGAAAACGTCGACCTTCTTCATGCCGTGCTCGGCAGCCTTGCGGGCGGCGTTCTCGGCGGCCATCTGCGCGGCGAACGGAGTCGACTTGCGCGAGCCCTTGAAGCCCACGTGGCCGCTCGACGCCCACGCGATCACGGCGCCGGTCGGGTCCGTGATCGAGACGATGGTGTTGTTGAAGGTGCTCTTGATGTGCGCGTGACCGTGCGCGACATTCTTCTTTTCCTTGCGGCGGACCTTCTTGGCCCCCGCAGTGCGGCTCTTGGGTGGCATGTTCTGAGGGATCTCCTGTTAGCGCGCGTTCTCTTGGTGAGCGGCGACCGCTTCCTGCTGCCCGCGGCGGATGATGGATCCGGCGTCGGTGTAGAGGTTGCGCAGTGCCATCGGGCGGGCGTAGAGCGCCTTGGGCGAGACACAAGCCGTGGAGCGACGGACGGAACCGCCCATGCGAACGACCTTCTTGCCCTGGGTGCTCACTTCTTGCCAGCCTTCTTCTTGCCGGCGACCGTCTTCTTCGGGCCCTTGCGGGTGCGGGCGTTGGTCTTGGTGCGCTGACCGCGCACCGGAAGACCGCGACGCCAGCGCAGACCCTGGTAGGTCCCGATCTCGATCTTGCGCCGGATGTCGGCGTTCACCTCACGGCGAAGGTCACCCTCGACCTTGAAGTTTTCGTCGATGTAGTCCTTCAGCTTGACGAGATCCTCGTCGCTGAGGTCCTTGACGCGGGTGTCGGCGTTCAGCTCGGCAGCAGCGATCATCTGCTTCGAGCGGGTACGGCCGATCCCGTAGATGTAAGTCAGCGCGATCTCCAACCGCTTCTCGCGGGGGAGGTCGACGCCAGCGAGTCGTGCCACTGGTGCTCCTTCTTCGGGTTCGTCTTCAGGTCTGCTCCCCGTCCGGTTCCGGAACCGACTCGCCTGTCGGCCCGTGGCTTGCGCCCCGGGTGTCCCGGCCCCGGCCTGAAGTCCGGGGGTGCGCCGGACCGCTTTTCACGGTCCGGCAGGCACGGGGAGGGTTGGGTAGCCGTCAATCGGCCTGCTGCAGTGCGGTGGTCAGCCCTGACGCTGCTTGTGGCGCAGGTTCTCGCAGATCACCATGATCCGGCCGTGACGGCGGATCACCTTGCACTTGTCGCAGATCTTCTTGACGCTCGGCTGAACCTTCACGTCTTCCTGCTTCCTGCTCTGCTCGGCTCTGGCGTGATCACTTGTAGCGGTAGACGATGCGACCACGGGAGAGGTCGTAGGGCGACAGCTCCACGACAACCCTGTCTTCGGGCAGGATGCGGATGTAGTGCTGCCGCATCTTGCCGCTGATGTGTGCCAGGACCTTGTGGCCGTTCTCCAACTCGACGCGGAACATCGCGTTGGGGAGCGGCTCGACCACGCGGCCTTCGACCTCGATGGCCCCGTCTTTCTTAGCCATGTCCTCCGCAATCCCTGATGCACGCTTGATGTGCACAGCGTGATCGGTTTTGAGCTCGAGTCCTTGCTTACTGGGTGGTGCTCGGCCACACTCGGCCCCGGGTCCATGAGGTTCGCGAGAATTCACGAGCATGCTGGAACCGGCGCATGAGCGCGCCGACTTGACAGTGTACGCAACCCGTGCAGTGCCCCGTCGACCGGGGGTGAAGTAGACCCTTGTGAGTGGCGGCGCGGGGCCGCTCAGGACTCTTCGGGCAGGGTGAGGACCCAGGGACCGTCTTCGGTGATGGCGACGGTGTGCTCCCAGTGCGCGGCGCGCGAACCGTCGATGGTGACGACTGTCCAGCCGTCTTCCAGTTCGAGGGTTTCGCCGCTGCCGCCGGTCAGCATGGGCTCGACCGCGAGCGCCATGCCGGGCTTGAGCCGCGGGCCCTTGCCGGGTTTGCCGACATTCGGCAGGAACGGCTCCATGTGCATCTCGCGGCCGATGCCGTGGCCGCCGTACTCGAGGATCTCGCCGTACTCCCGGCCGTCGTCCTCGCCCGCCTGGCGGGCGGCGGTCTGCACCGCGAACGAGATGTCGGTGAGCCGCGAGCCCGCGCGGACGGCTTCGATGCCCGCCCACATGGCGCGTTTGGTCGCCTCGGACAGCTCGTGGTCCTTCTCGCTGACCTCGCCGATCTCCAGCGTCACCGCGGAGTCGCCGTGCCAGCCGTCGAGGATCGCACCGCAGTCGACCGAGATCAGGTCGCCCTCGGCGAGCACCTGCTTGGCCGACGGGATGCCGTGCACGATCTGCTCGTTCACCGACGCGCAGATCGACGCCGGGAACCCGTGGTAGCCCTTGAACGAGGGCACCGCGCCGGCGTCGCGGATGGTCTGCTCGGCCAGTTCGTCGAGCTCGGCCGTGCTGACCCCGGCCCGCGCGAGTTCGCGCACGGCGGCCAGGGTGCGGGCGACGACGAGTCCGGCCGCCCGCATAGCCTCCAGCTCGCCGCGGGTCTTGACCTCGATCATGCGCCCGCGGCGGAGCACTTGCAGAACACGCAATCCTCCGAGGTTCACGTGCGGTCGCGCAGCGCTTTCAGCACGCGGTCCGAGATCTCCTGCACCTCGCCGACGCCGTCGACCTTCACCAGGATGTCGGAGTAGTACTCCAGCAGCGGCGCGGTCTCCGACACGTACACCTGCTGGCGGCGGCGGATGACGTCTTCGGTGTCGTCCGAGCGGCCGCGCGACATGAGGCGGCCGACGACGACGTCCTCGGCCACGTCCAGCTGGATGACCGCGTCGAGCTTGGTGTCGGCCTCGCTCAGCATCTCGCCGAGGACCTCGGCCTGCTTGGTGTTGCGGGGGAACCCGTCGAGCAGGAAGCCTGCCTTCGCGTCCGGTTCGGCCAGCCGCTCGCGGACCATCTCGTTGGTCACCGAGTCCGGCACCAGTTCGCCGGAGTCCAGGTACCGCTTGGCCTCCTGGCCGAGCGGGGTCTCCTGGCCCACGTGCGCCCGGAACAGGTCGCCCGTCGAGATGTGCGGGATCCGCAGCTGCTCGGACAGGGCCACCGCCTGCGTGCCTTTGCCCGCGCCGGGCGGTCCGACGAGAACCAGTCGCGTCACTTCAAGAACCCTTCGTAGTTGCGCTGCATCAGCTGGCTTTCGATCTGTTTCACGGTGTCGAGCCCGACGCCGACCATGATCAGCACAGCCGTGCCACCGAACGGGAAGTTCTGGTTGTTCCCGCTGCCGGTGAGGGACAGGAAGAAGTTCGGGAGGATCGCGATGATGCCCAGGTACAGCGAGCCGGGGAGAGTGATCCGGCCCAGCACGAAGCTGAGGTACTCGGCGGTGGGACGGCCGGGCCGGATGCCCGGGATGAAGCCGCCGAACTTCTTCATCTCTTCCGCACGCTCGTCCACGTTGAACGTGATCGTGATGTAGAAGTAGGTGAAGAAGATGATCAACAGGAAGTAGAGCAGGATGTGCACCCAGCTGCTCTGGTTGACCAGGTAGTTCTGAATGAAGGACTGCCAGCCCGAGTTGCTCTGCGGGTCGCCGATGAGCTGGCTGAGCAGCTGCGGCAGGTACAGCAGCGACGAGGCGAAGATGACCGGGATGACACCGGCCTGGTTCACCTTGATCGGCAGGTAGGTCGAGGTGCCGCCGTACATCCGGCGGCCGACCATGCGCTTGGCGTACTGCACCGGGATCCGGCGCTGGCCCTGCTCGACGAAGATGACGCTGGCGATGATCACCAGGCCGAACGCGAGAACCACGACCAGCGCGACGCCGCCGCCGTTGCTGATGATGTTGGCGCCCTCGGCCGGGATGCGGGCCGCGATGTTCAGGAAGATCAGGACGGACATGCCGTTGCCGACGCCGCGCTCGGTGATGAGCTCGCCCAGCCACATCATCACCGCGGTGCCGGCGGTCATGGTGACCACGATCAGCGTCAGCGAGTAGATGCTGTTGTCCGGGATGATCGGCTGCGAGCAGCCCTGGAACAGGGTGCCGCGGTCGGCCAGCGCGACCACGCCGGTGGCCTGCAGGATCGCCAGCGCGATCGTGAGGTACCGGGTGTACTGGGTCAGCTTGTTCTGGCCGGACTGGCCTTCCTTCTTCAGCTCCTCGAACCGAGGGATGACCACGGTGAGCAGCTGAATGATGATGCTCGCGGTGATGTAGGGCATGATGCCCGTCGCGAACAGCGACAGCTGCAGCAGCGCACCGCCGCTGAAGAGGTTGAGCAGCTGGTACACGCCCTGCTGATCGGCCTGTGCGGTACAGGCCTGCACGGCGGCGAACGAGACCCCCGGAGCCGGGATGGTTGCACCGATCCGGTAGACCGCGACGATGGCTAGCGTGAACAGGATCTTCTTGCGTAGATCCGGCGTCGCGAGAGCCGAGCGGAATGCGCTGAGCACGCGGGGGACCTCCTCGGCGTCGTCGGTCGTCCCAACCGACGATCGGCTTGGCCGGTACGAGACCGGCGGGATGTCTGACTCACTGGCAAGCCAGGAACGCTTCAGGGCAAACAGGCCCGGAAGCGTGCCGCCGACTCTAACAGCTTCGCATGGGCCGCCCGCAGCGCGTGTGCGTTTTACGTCTCAGTGCGAGACCGCCCCGCAGCGCTGAGCCGCAGGTGAGGCCAGTCGGAGCACAGATGATCACCTGTTCGGCCCGCACCGTTCGGCGGGCTTTCCCACAGCAGCACGGAAAAACGCCACCGCCAACGCCCGACCGCCGTACGTGAGGGCCACCCTCATTGATTCTGATTCCCTCAGGGTTCCCCTCACGACCCACCACTGGTCGCGAGGGGCCCCTTCACGGACTCCGATTCCCGCAAGGAGCCCTTCACGGACCGCCCCGCGCCGGCCGGGATGCCGCCCCAATGCGGCATTGGGTACGTCAGATGCACCCAATGTGGCGTTCGGTGCGCGGGATGCACCCAATGCCACATTGGGGCGCTAGCCCCCACCGCCCGCAAACCGCAGCCGATGCACCCAGCGGTCGACGCACTCAGCCCTGCTCCCCGCAGCCGGTGCACCCAACGTTCGAGGCACCCAGCCCACACCCCGCAGCCGATGCACCCAACGATCGAGGCACCCAGCCCACACCCCGCAGCCGATGCACCCAACGATCGAGGCACCCAGCCCACACCCCGCAGCCGATGCACCCAACGTTCAAAGCACCCAGCCCCTCCCCCGCACCCCGATATGAAGCGTCCCTGCGGTTCGGGGGTGCTTGTCAAGGCATCTTTCCCGCCTTGACAAGCACCCCCGAACCGTCAGCACACTCAAGCTTCGGGGTGGGGGCCCACCGAACAAGGCAATGTCGCCGCCAGGCGACGAGCCGAGCAGACAAACCAAAACAAAACGGGCCCGCCCGGTAAGAAACCGGACGGGCCCGCTCTAAAACGCAGCCAGATCAGCTAACGGTGGCCGAACCACCAGCAGCCTCGATCTTCTCCTTGGCAGAGCCAGAGAAAGCGTGCGCGGTCAGCTCAAGCTTGACCCCGTTCAGGTCCCCGTTGCCGAGAACCTTGACGAGCTTGCCCTTGCGAACGAGACCGTTCGCGGCCAGCTCCTCCGGCCCGACCTTGCCCCCGTCGGCGAACACCCGGGCGATGTCGCCCACGTTCACCGGCTGGTACTCGGTGCGGAACCGGTTCTTGAATCCACGCAGCTTCGGCAGCCGCATGTGGATGGGCATCTGCCCACCCTCGAACCCGGCGGGCACGTTCTTCCGGGCCTTGGTGCCCTTCGTGCCGCGACCGGCGGTCTTGCCCTTCGAACCCTCACCACGGCCGACGCGGATCTTGTCGCGCTTGGCGCCAGGAGCCGGACGAAGGTGGTGGATCTTGATGGCGGTCATGCCTGGACCTCCTCGACCTCCACCAGGTGGCGGACGGTGTGGATCAGGCCGCGCACCTGGGGGGTGTCCTCACGCACGACGCTCTGGCGGATCTTGCGCAGCCCGAGGGTGCGCAGCGACTCGCGGTGAGCGTGCTTCGTGCCGATCTTGCTCTTGACCTGAGTGACCTTGAGCTGAGCCATGTCAGACCCCCTGGCCGGCACGCTGACGCAGCATCCGGGCCGGGGCGACGTCCTCGAGCGGCAGACCGCGGCGAGCGGCCACCTCCTCCGGACGCTGCAGACCCTTCAGGGCCGCCACGGTCGCGTGCACGATGTTGATGGCGTTGTCGGAGCCGAGCGACTTCGACAGCACGTCGTGGACGCCCGCGCACTCCAGCACCGCGCGCACCGGGCCGCCGGCGATAACACCGGTACCAGCGGAGGCGGGACGGAGCAGCACGACACCGGCGGCTTCCTCACCCTGGATCGGGTGCGGAATGGTGCCGGCGACGCGCGGAACGCGGAAGAAGTTCTTCTTCGCTTCCTCGACGCCCTTGGCGATGGCCGCGGGAACTTCCTTGGCCTTGCCGTAGCCGACGCCGACCTGACCGTCGCCGTCGCCGACGACCACCAGAGCGGTGAAGCTGAAGCGACGACCGCCCTTGACGACCTT
Encoded here:
- the secY gene encoding preprotein translocase subunit SecY, whose product is MLSAFRSALATPDLRKKILFTLAIVAVYRIGATIPAPGVSFAAVQACTAQADQQGVYQLLNLFSGGALLQLSLFATGIMPYITASIIIQLLTVVIPRFEELKKEGQSGQNKLTQYTRYLTIALAILQATGVVALADRGTLFQGCSQPIIPDNSIYSLTLIVVTMTAGTAVMMWLGELITERGVGNGMSVLIFLNIAARIPAEGANIISNGGGVALVVVLAFGLVIIASVIFVEQGQRRIPVQYAKRMVGRRMYGGTSTYLPIKVNQAGVIPVIFASSLLYLPQLLSQLIGDPQSNSGWQSFIQNYLVNQSSWVHILLYFLLIIFFTYFYITITFNVDERAEEMKKFGGFIPGIRPGRPTAEYLSFVLGRITLPGSLYLGIIAILPNFFLSLTGSGNNQNFPFGGTAVLIMVGVGLDTVKQIESQLMQRNYEGFLK
- the rplO gene encoding 50S ribosomal protein L15, whose protein sequence is MTAIKIHHLRPAPGAKRDKIRVGRGEGSKGKTAGRGTKGTKARKNVPAGFEGGQMPIHMRLPKLRGFKNRFRTEYQPVNVGDIARVFADGGKVGPEELAANGLVRKGKLVKVLGNGDLNGVKLELTAHAFSGSAKEKIEAAGGSATVS
- the rpmD gene encoding 50S ribosomal protein L30 is translated as MAQLKVTQVKSKIGTKHAHRESLRTLGLRKIRQSVVREDTPQVRGLIHTVRHLVEVEEVQA
- the rpsE gene encoding 30S ribosomal protein S5; translated protein: MPGRTRQFGGGQGGPGGQGGNDRNDRRGGGRDRRDGGRGGAGQDKTPHLEKVVTINRVAKVVKGGRRFSFTALVVVGDGDGQVGVGYGKAKEVPAAIAKGVEEAKKNFFRVPRVAGTIPHPIQGEEAAGVVLLRPASAGTGVIAGGPVRAVLECAGVHDVLSKSLGSDNAINIVHATVAALKGLQRPEEVAARRGLPLEDVAPARMLRQRAGQGV